From the genome of Gracilinanus agilis isolate LMUSP501 chromosome 2, AgileGrace, whole genome shotgun sequence, one region includes:
- the LOC123236096 gene encoding olfactory receptor 4F3/4F16/4F29-like has product MDGVNRSVVYEFVLMGLTNSWGLQLFLFLFSSIFYTASMLGNFLIVITVISEPRLHSPMYFLLANLSFIDMIDSCIVTPKMICDLFKKHKLISFGGCVSQIFFIHCIGGVEMVLLIAMAFDRYIAICKPLHYLTIMNLRICIGILISGWIIGLTHSLIQLGFVIKLPFCGPNKVDSFYCDLPRFIKLACTDTYKLQFLVTANSGFISLGAFFILIISYIIILATVRQHSSSGGSSKALSTLSAHITVVILFFGPCIFVYVWPFPTLSLDKFLAIFDSVITPFLNPTIYTFRNKEMKVAMKRLWSQLLKSQTFS; this is encoded by the coding sequence ATGGATGGAGTCAATCGTTCTGTGGTTTATGAGTTTGTATTAATGGGACTCACCAATTCTTGGGGACTGcaactttttctctttctattctcttctatATTCTATACAGCAAGCATGCTAGGGAACTTCCTCATTGTGATTACAGTGATCTCAGAGCCTCGCCTGCACTCCCCCATGTACTTTCTGCTGGCCAATCTCTCTTTCATTGATATGATTGATTCCTGCATTGTGACCCCCAAAATGATTTGTGATCTTTTCAAGAAGCACAAATTAATCTCCTTTGGAGGCTGTGTTTCTCAGATCTTCTTTATTCATTGCATAGGTGGTGTAGAGATGGTGCTCCTCATAGCGATGGCCTTTGACCGTTACATAGCAATATGTAAGCCTCTCCACTACTTGACCATTATGAACCTGAGAATATGTATAGGTATTCTGATATCTGGCTGGATCATTGGCCTCACCCATTCATTGATTCAGCTAGGCTTTGTGATCAAGTTGCCCTTCTGTGGCCCCAACAAAGTAGATAGTTTTTATTGTGATCTTCCTCGGTTCATAAAACTTGCCTGTACAGATACCTATAAACTACAGTTCTTAGTTACTGCTAACAGTGGATTCATCTCTCTGGGTGCCTTCTTCATTCTGATCATCTCCTACATCATCATTCTGGCCACCGTCCGACAGCATTCTTCTAGCGGTGGGTCATCCAAGGCTCTGTCAACATTGTCAGCTCACATCACTGTAGTGATCTTATTCTTTGGTCCTTGCATCTTTGTCTATGTGTGGCCATTCCCCACATTGTCACTGGACAAATTTCTTGCCATATTTGACTCAGTGATTACTCCTTTTTTGAATCCAACCATCTACACATTCAGAAATAAGGAGATGAAAGTGGCGATGAAAAGACTGTGGAGTCAGCTCTTGAAGTCCCAGACTTTCTCTTAA